One part of the Nitrospiria bacterium genome encodes these proteins:
- a CDS encoding DUF481 domain-containing protein — MKRIISLVLISGLMGSATVPAWADEPPPPWKGSVGLAYVETSGNSSSKTFSGELKVERNFSSSKLTLQGSAMYAESNDVTSDESWSGSLKYDRNLTERSYLYLLQKTERNTFQGIEFRYTYQGGIGYYLLNSPADVLKTELGAGYIHEDQINPFPDRGFPSARVFAGYTHNFTEKNRFDEWVEYLPNLKNGQDYLINEETAVITNLVGSLALKVSFDVAYDNLPPPDHEKSDRTFKTALLYTF; from the coding sequence ATGAAGCGGATCATCTCTCTTGTTTTGATATCGGGTTTAATGGGAAGCGCCACGGTTCCGGCCTGGGCCGATGAACCTCCCCCGCCCTGGAAAGGGAGCGTGGGACTGGCCTATGTGGAAACCTCCGGCAACAGCTCGTCCAAGACGTTTTCGGGCGAACTGAAGGTCGAGCGAAACTTTTCATCCTCCAAGCTCACGCTACAGGGCAGCGCCATGTATGCCGAGAGCAACGACGTCACGTCGGACGAGAGCTGGTCCGGATCCCTCAAATACGATCGAAATCTCACCGAACGCAGCTACCTCTATCTTCTCCAGAAGACGGAGCGAAACACGTTCCAGGGAATCGAGTTCCGTTATACCTATCAGGGCGGTATCGGGTATTACCTCCTCAACAGTCCGGCCGACGTTTTGAAGACGGAGCTCGGCGCCGGCTATATTCACGAGGACCAGATCAACCCGTTCCCGGATCGGGGATTTCCGAGCGCGCGCGTCTTCGCCGGTTACACCCACAATTTCACCGAAAAGAACCGCTTCGATGAATGGGTGGAATACCTGCCGAATTTGAAAAATGGACAGGATTATCTGATCAACGAGGAAACGGCCGTGATTACGAATCTGGTTGGAAGTCTGGCCTTGAAGGTGTCCTTCGATGTCGCCTACGACAACCTTCCGCCGCCGGATCACGAGAAAAGCGACCGGACCTTCAAGACGGCCTTGCTGTACACATTTTAG